The window CAGAGGCAAGCTAGAATTATTACATATAACTTAATAAAGCAAATTAAGTCTTAATAAAGTTTAGCGGCTTTAGCCATATGAAGCACACGAACCCAATGTCACATCCATACATAGCATTATAGCAATACAAAATAAAAGTAGCATCATGCAGGCTGCAGCTAGATAAATATTATGGAAAATTGGAAAGAAGAACAAGGGAAAGAAGCAGCGAGCACCTCTTGAGCAGCAGAACATGTAGGCAACCTCCTCTACTCCTCTGAGTCCTCTGGTGGCGGTGGCTCGCTGATCTCCACTGGCATCGCGTATCAGCACATGGGACATAGATGATTACGGTGCAGCCACTAATGCAGTATCCATGAAAATAGTGTGAGCAGGGCATGCGAGTGACCATGAGTTGATCATCAATATCTTGGGTTGCAAAATCCTTCCAGCATATAGCACACATGAGTGTTTGTTCAATAATGGCAGCATCAAGCCTCACTTGCTCCAAAGCCTCTAGAGTGCCGTCGTATATGGACACAAGAATAGGCACCTCGTAGGTCTTGGCGGTGTGAATCACCTGGAACAACTGATCGAGAATCTCTTCATGTAGAGTTTCGCGGATACCCATCTCCAAAAGATCGGGCTTCATTAGCCCTCTATAGAATGACTCGTAACATTTATGCTTGACGCCGGAGAAAGGAAGCAACACCTCGAACTCTCGTACTGGGATAAATTCAAGGCGGTTATGGCTTTGGCTTGAAAAGCTCGACTACGACCCAAAGATCATCTTCCCTGCCCACCGGCCGCTCGTCGTCGACTGTAACTTCCGTTATCGGCGACACACAGATTCTTACCAAAGGCTCTTCTACCACAGTCATGCTTGATGCTTGGTCTCCAGAGAGATCGGTATAGAGGAGAAGAGGGGAGGTGGGATGGTCGAGGGTCGCCTAATTTATACCGCAAGGATTTGGCGTTGCATCCTTCAACAACCTTGTGTTGGTTAATATCTAGAGAAGATCCTCCTATTCGTTAATTCTAACTTTGATCAACCCAAGATTTCTCACATCCCAGACTTCAAATTACATGGTGATTGGATCCAGCAAGAAGATGAAGATCCCGAGTGGTGATTGAACAGGTGTCTATGATTCTGTTATAGATTTGGAAGCAGGCAAGAAGCTGCAGCTAAAACTTTCAGTAAACTTTCTTCGTTGCATATATCGTTTGCAAGAATGACTCGTCGCACCATGTGACCTGTGATAGGCTGAGAGCTTTCAAGAAGTGCAGTTTCCAGTTTTGAGGAGCATACATTTTCTGAATTTTAGGGGTATGATGAAACTCCCGCAGACCAATGTCGAGAAAAGTCACTGAGTCGCTAAACAGATTTCTCTTTCAATTCTCAACTTCCTTGTTTAGAACTTTTTTGAGAAGCCGGGAAAGTGCAGATAATGACCACCAGGTATTGATGTTGAGGGCGGAGGGCTAGCGCTAGATCATCTATATGTGGTCTTAATGTGTCATAATAGGACCTAAATTTGTGTAAATAACTTCTGTCGAGATGTGATTTATTTAGGTCAGAATGGTTTACATGTGTTTTGATGGGGTCAACATTATGTCAACCACATCAAAGGCCCCATATGACCATATATAACACTCCACACTCCACAACCTAAGATAGAAACCTGTGTGTCCTATGCTTCACCAGAATTCTGAACCCCAGAAATTGATGAGAGTGGATGCAAAAGAAAGATGGGAGGAACTGGATTTTTTTGTGCACAGGTCCCTTTCCCATGTGTAGTGGGAAACTGTGGTTCTTGGCGCTTATTGGGTTCAGATCAACTTCTGCAAACTGCAGAGTGATTCTTGAAACCAACTTGCTGCTCAGCAGGTATATGATAATCAAAAACTAACAGATCGATGCGTAGTGCAAAAAAATTTCGACACATAAATAAGATGGTTAACATATAGGTCAGGAAACAGACCTTCATTTTATGATGAAGAAATAGTTGGACTCAATTGAGTGAGGATGGGGTACCCCAGTTGACTCAAATGTTGTGGTCTAAATGCCTCATAAAAGAATCAAAATGATTACGATTATATATGTCTGAGTCAGCTAACCTGCTACCCTATAATACATTTCAGTCCACATCAAGAAATCTACAAGAGAAACAAAAGTGTGTGGCCTTTCCTTCACAGAATTATGATAAGAACAAATGAAGAACAATTGTAGCAATTTGAAGGCTAAAACAAAGACACCTTTCAAATAAGCCCAATTCCACCAAGTGAATTGCGCTGCTCAGCTACTTTTGACTAACAGAAATTTCAAGCATGCATAGTACTTGTAATTTTTTGAAACAACAAATTCGAAATAGATATAGATGAAGAAACAGAACTTCATATTATTAGCAACAAATTCAAATGCTACATGGAAGAACCATAATTTCCCCATCTTTTTTTACATGTAAAACTAGTAAACCCAGCATCCAAAGCCAACACTATTCCCCCATCACCCCTACTAGAACATGATCATCATCAACTGTAATACTAAGACCAAATTGTAAAAAAATAAACTTCACCTGTGAACAAACCAGCAGTTCACTTTATTCCGAACGATTCGCATACCTTTCGACCTTGGGATCGTTCAAGTTGAGCCCAACCATAGCCTCCCCCAATCCACAGCTGACGTCAGCCAGTATATTCGGGTCATTGTAATGGGTCACAGCCTGCACAATCGCCCTGCCGCGCTTCACCGGGTCACCGCTCTTGAACACACCCGACCCGACGAAAACCCCATCCATCCCCAGCTGCATCATCAGCGCGGCGTCGGCCGGCGTCGCCACTCCCCCGGCGGCGAAGTGCACCACGGGAAGCCTCCCGAGCTGCTTGGTCTGCATCACCAAATCGTAGGGCGCCGCGATTTTCTTGGCGAAAGTGAAGACCTCGTCATCATCCATGTTCCTCAAAACCCTAATGTCCCCCATCACCGACCTGACGTGCCTCACGGCCTCGATGACGTTGCCGGTGCCGGCCTCGCCTTTGGTCCGGATCATCGCCGCGCCCTCCCGGATCCGCCGCAGCGCCTCGCCGAGGTTGCGGCAGCCGCAGACGAACGGAATCTGGAAATTGTGCTTGTTGATGTGGTTGTCCTCGTCGGCGAGAGTGAGGACCTCGCTCTCGTCGACGTAATCGACGCCGATGGCCTCGAGAATCTGAGCTTCAACAAAGTGGCCGATCCGAGCCTTGGCCATGACGGGGATGGTGACGGCCTGCTTGATCTCCTTGATTAGCTGCGGGTCGGACATCCGGGCCACGCCGCCCTGGGCCCGGATGTCAGCCGGGACCCGCTCGAGGGCCATCACCGCGCAGGCCCCGGCCTCCTCGGCGATGCGGGCCTGCTCGGCGTTGACGACGTCCATGATGACGCCGCCGCGGAGCATCTGGGCCAGGCCGACCTTCACGGCGAAGGCCGACTTGTTGCTGCTGCTCTCGGTGATGGCGCCGTTGCCGTAAACCGCGACGACTCCGGAACCGGCCATTGTTGGATAGAGAGAGTGAGGAGAGAGAGAGAGATTGGGGGCGGTGGTGAAAAGGGTGGCGAGGGTTTTGGGGAGGGGGAATGGGGTTTATATAGGGTGGGGTTTGAATGGTTCTGAGATAAGGAGAGGAGGATACGACGTGACGTCAGGAGAAACGGTGAGGAGATGATCGGACGGTGGAGAGGGTGGGAGTGCAAGGTAGTTAGGGTGGAGGCGAGGGCAGGGGAGTTATTTTGACTACTGGCCACGCAATTTAATGTGCCGTATAGATTTGCTACGTGGGGAATAGGGATTCCAGACGTTGGTGATAGAAATCAGAAGTGTAAGACTGTCTGACTTTGTAGGACTGGGTACCTCGAATCTAAGAATTTTGTTTTTTTGGTAATTTAGGATCCTATTTCCTTAATTAAATTAGATTAAATGAATTTCATAACCAATAAAATTAAATTAAATTAATTTCTTTCAAATACAATATAAAAAATTACTAAATTAATCGAAATTTAATCGTTCTGTTTGAACATATAATATATAACTCATACACGTACAACATCATTAGTTTGAGAACCTAATAAAAGAACTACAGATGTGATAATTGGATGTGATATCAATAGTATGAGATATTATTACAATTGTTCTAGGATATTCTCTATGTGTGCCTTGGCCTTATGCCAATAGGATATGTAGTTAGACTAGATCTATGTATTCATATCCTTACCATATTGGTATTGTGTAATTCCCTATATAAAGGGCTCCTATCAATGAATAAGATGATTCTCTTGCTATCTCTTTGTCTCTACACTTTATCCTTCATCACGTTATCATGCACTTTGTTCTAACCCTAGAGCCAATAGCCCACCATTTTTTTTCCACACCCTAAAAACCAAAACCCTAAAATCGGGCAGCCTTGTTTTTCCTGATTTCCGACCAAAATTCCGACTGCCCTCCGCCGGAATTTTATATCCCCAGAAAGCTCTTTCCGTCACGGATCCAACGCCGCCGGCCTCACCCTGAGAACCGGCCGGAAAGTCTCCGAACCGGCCGCCGGAAAATTCCAGACCGCCGCCGCTACCGACCACCGGTTCACCACCTTCCTTTGCTCCGATCAACCTGAAATTTTGACAGAAGCTTCCCCATCCAGAGCTGCTCCTCCTGTCAAATTTTCAGCCCCAAATTCGAAGTATAAGTAGGCGAAACGTTATTTCTCCTCTCGGTAGCCTTTAGAAAGGTATGTTTTGAAACCTTAAACTCTTCCAAGTTCAATAACTCGGGGAGGATAAAATCCTTTCCTCCCTTCTCCATCTCCATTCTATGCTTGGGATTTTATGCGTGCAGGTACCCAAATCCCGGAATTTTATTCACGGGTCAAGAGTGTGTTTGATCACTCTTGTTTCTTTGTCCGGGTTGTGTTTGATCAACCCCGACCTTTCACCGGATTGTGTTTGATCAATCCGAGGCCTTTTTTTCGAATTGTGTTTGATCAATTCGCGGCTTTTCCGGATTGTGTATGATCAATCCGAAGGACAAACCATTAAAAGCATCGTTTGTGACCTCTATCGAGTCTCATAACAGCTTGGTTTTGTATGCAAGAGCAATGTAACATTCTGCTCCTTTGAGTTTTGACGTACTAGATGCCTAAGGCGGATCTTCGCTTGGTATCTGTGGAACCTTTCATTGGAAAGGATTTAAACCACATGTTTTNNNNNNNNNNNNNNNNNNNNNNNNNNNNNNNNNNNNNNNNNNNNNNNNNNNNNNNNNNNNNNNNNNNNNNNNNNNNNNNNNNNNNNNNNNNNNNNNNNNNNNNNNNNNNNNNNNNNNNNNNNNNNNNNNNNNNNNNNNNNNNNNNNNNNNNNNNNNNNNNNNNNNNNNNNNNNNNNNNNNNNNNNNNNNNNNNNNNNNNNNNNNNNNNNNNNNNNNNNNNNNNNNNNNNNNNNNNNNNNNNNNNNNNNNNNNNNNNNNNNNNNNNNNNNNNNNNNNNNNNNNNNNNNNNNNNNNNNNNNNNNNNNNNNNNNNNNNNNNNNNNNNNNNNNNNNNNNNNNNNNNNNNNNNNNNNNNNNNNNNNNNNNNNNNNNNNNNNNNNNNNNNNNNNNNNNNNNNNNNNNNNNNNNNNNNNNNNNNNNNNNNNNNNNNNNNNNNNNNNNNNNNNNNNNNNNNNNNNNNNNNNNNNNNNNNNNNNNNNNNNNNNNNNNNNNNNNNNNNNNNNNNNNNNNNNNNNNNNNNNNNNNNNNNNNNNNNNNNNNNNNNNNNNNNNNNNNNNNNNNNNNNNNNNNNNNNNNNNNNNNNNNNNNNNNNNNNNNNNNNNNNNNNNNNNNNNNNNNNNNNNNNNNNNNNNNNNNNNNNNNNNNNNNNNNNNNNNNNNNNNNNNNNNNNNNNNNNNNNNNNNNNNNNNNNNNNNNNNNNNNNNNNNNNNNNNNNNNNNNNNNNNNNNNNNNNNNNNNNNNNNNNNNNNNNNNNNNNNNNNNNNNNNNNNNNNNNNNNNNNNNNNNNNNNNNNNNNNNNNNNNNNNNNNNNNNNNNNNNNNNNNNNNNNNNNNNNNNNNNNNNNNNNNNNNNNNNNNNNNNNNNNNNNNNNNNNNNNNNNNNNNNNNNNNNNNNNNNNNNNNNNNNNNNNNNNNNNNNNNNNNNNNNNNNNNNNNNNNNNNNNNNNNNNNNNNNNNNNNNNNNNNNNNNNNNNNNNNNNNNNNNNNNNNNNNNNNNNNNNNNNNNNNNNNNNNNNNNNNNNNNNNNNNNNNNNNNNNNNNNNNNNNNNNNNNNNNNNNNNNNNNNNNNNNNNNNNNNNNNNNNNNNNNNNNNNNNNNNNNNNNNNNNNNNNNNNNNNNNNNNNNNNNNNNNNNNNNNNNNNNNNNNNNNNNNNNNNNNNNNNNNNNNNNNNNNNNNNNNNNNNNNNNNNNNNNNNNNNNNNNNNNNNNNNNNNNNNNNNNNNNNNNNNNNNNNNNNNNNNNNNNNNNNNNNNNNNNNNNNNNNNNNNNNNNNNNNNNNNNNNNNNNNNNNNNNNNNNNNNNNNNNNNNNNNNNNNNNNNNNNNNNNNNNNNNNNNNNNNNNNNNNNNNNNNNNNNNNNNNNNNNNNNNNNNNNNNNNNNNNNNNNNNNNNNNNNNNNNNNNNNNNNNNNNNNNNNNNNNNNNNNNNNNNNNNNNNNNNNNNNNNNNNNNNNNNNNNNNNNNNNNNNNNNNNNNNNNNNNNNNNNNNNNNNNNNNNNNNNNNNNNNNNNNNNNNNNNNNNNNNNNNNNNNNNNNNNNNNNNNNNNNNNNNNNNNNNNNNNNNNNNNNNNNNNNNNNNNNNNNNNNNNNNNNNNNNNNNNNNNNNNNNNNNNNNNNNNNNNNNNNNNNNNNNNNNNNNNNNNNNNNNNNNNNNNNNNNNNNNNNNNNNNNNNNNNNNNNNNNNNNNNNNNNNNNNNNNNNNNNNNNNNNNNNNNNNNNNNNNNNNNNNNNNNNNNNNNNNNNNNNNNNNNNNNNNNNNNNNNNNNNNNNNNNNNNNNNNNNNNNNNNNNNNNNNNNNNNNNNNNNNNNNNNNNNNNNNNNNNNNNNNNNNNNNNNNNNNNNNNNNNNNNNNNNNNNNNNNNNNNNNNNNNNNNNNNNNNNNNNNNNNNNNNNNNNNNNNNNNNNNNNNNNNNNNNNNNNNNNNNNNNNNNNNNNNNNNNNNNNNNNNNNNNNNNNNNNNNNNNNNNNNNNNNNNNNNNNNNNNNNNNNNNNNNNNNNNNNNNNNNNNNNNNNNNNNNNNNNNNNNNNNNNNNNNNNNNNNNNNNNNNNNNNNNNNNNNNNNNNNNNNNNNNNNNNNNNNNNNNNNNNNNNNNNNNNNNNNNNNNNNNNNNNNNNNNNNNNNNNNNNNNNNNNNNNNNNNNNNNNNNNNNNNNNNNNNNNNNNNNNNNNNNNNNNNNNNNNNNNNNNNNNNNNNNNNNNNNNNNNNNNNNNNNNNNNNNNNNNNNNNNNNNNNNNNNNNNNNNNNNNNNNNNNNNNNNNNNNNNNNNNNNNNNNNNNNNNNNNNNNNNNNNNNNNNNNNNNNNNNNNNNNNNNNNNNNNNNNNNNNNNNNNNNNNNNNNNNNNNNNNNNNNNNNNNNNNNNNNNNNNNNNNNNNNNNNNNNNNNNNNNNNNNNNNNNNNNNNNNNNNNNNNNNNNNNNNNNNNNNNNNNNNNNNNNNNNNNNNNNNNNNNNNNNNNNNNNNNNNNNNNNNNNNNNNNNNNNNNNNNNNNNNNNNNNNNNNNNNNNNNNNNNNNNNNNNNNNNNNNNNNNNNNNNNNNNNNNNNNNNNNNNNNNNNNNNNNNNNNNNNNNNNNNNNNNNNNNNNNNNNNNNNNNNNNNNNNNNNNNNNNNNNNNNNNNNNNNNNNNNNNNNNNNNNNNNNNNNNNNNNNNNNNNNNNNNNNNNNNNNNNNNNNNNNNNNNNNNNNNNNNNNNNNNNNNNNNNNNNNNNNNNNNNNNNNNNNNNNNNNNNNNNNNNNNNNNNNNNNNNNNNNNNNNNNNNNNNNNNNNNNNNNNNNNNNNNNNNNNNNNNNNNNNNNNNNNNNNNNNNNNNNNNNNNNNNNNNNNNNNNNNNNNNNNNNNNNNNNNNNNNNNNNNNNNNNNNNNNNNNNNNNNNNNNNNNNNNNNNNNNNNNNNNNNNNNNNNNNNNNNNNNNNNNNNNNNNNNNNNNNNNNNNNNNNNNNNNNNNNNNNNNNNNNNNNNNNNNNNNNNNNNNNNNNNNNNNNNNNNNNNNNNNNNNNNNNNNNNNNNNNNNNNNNNNNNNNNNNNNNNNNNNNNNNNNNNNNNNNNNNNNNNNNNNNNNNNNNNNNNNNNNNNNNNNNNNNNNNNNNNNNNNNNNNNNNNNNNNNNNNNNNNNNNNNNNNNNNNNNNNNNNNNNNNNNNNNNNNNNNNNNNNNNNNNNNNNNNNNNNNNNNNNNNNNNNNNNNNNNNNNNNNNNNNNNNNNNNNNNNNNNNNNNNNNNNNNNNNNNNNNNNNNNNNNNNNNNNNNNNNNNNNNNNNNNNNNNNNNNNNNNNNNNNNNNNNNNNNNNNNNNNNNNNNNNNNNNNNNNNNNNNNNNNNNNNNNNNNNNNNNNNNNNNNNNNNNNNNNNNNNNNNNNNNNNNNNNNNNNNNNNNNNNNNNNNNNNNNNNNNNNNNNNNNNNNNNNNNNNNNNNNNNNNNNNNNNNNNNNNNNNNNNNNNNNNNNNNNNNNNNNNNNNNNNNNNNNNNNNNNNNNNNNNNNNNNNNNNNNNNNNNNNNNNNNNNNNNNNNNNNNNNNNNNNNNNNNNNNNNNNNNNNNNNNNNNNNNNNNNNNNNNNNNNNNNNNNNNNNNNNNNNNNNNNNNNNNNNNNNNNNNNNNNNNNNNNNNNNNNNNNNNNNNNNNNNNNNNNNNNNNNNNNNNNNNNNNNNNNNNNNNNNNNNNNNNNNNNNNNNNNNNNNNNNNNNNNNNNNNNNNNNNNNNNNNNNNNNNNNNNNNNNNNNNNNNNNNNNNNNNNNNNNNNNNNNNNNNNNNNNNNNNNNNNNNNNNNNNNNNNNNNNNNNNNNNNNNNNNNNNNNNNNNNNNNNNNNNNNNNNNNNNNNNNNNNNNNNNNNNNNNNNNNNNNNNNNNNNNNNNNNNNNNNNNNNNNNNNNNNNNNNNNNNNNNNNNNNNNNNNNNNNNNNNNNNNNNNNNNNNNNNNNNNNNNNNNNNNNNNNNNNNNNNNNNNNNNNNNNNNNNNNNNNNNNNNNNNNNNNNNNNNNNNNNNNNNNNNNNNNNNNNNNNNNNNNNNNNNNNNNNNNNNNNNNNNNNNNNNNNNNNNNNNNNNNNNNNNNNNNNNNNNNNNNNNNNNNNNNNNNNNNNNNNNNNNNNNNNNNNNNNNNNNN of the Fragaria vesca subsp. vesca linkage group LG6, FraVesHawaii_1.0, whole genome shotgun sequence genome contains:
- the LOC101293315 gene encoding probable pyridoxal biosynthesis protein PDX1-like, with protein sequence MAGSGVVAVYGNGAITESSSNKSAFAVKVGLAQMLRGGVIMDVVNAEQARIAEEAGACAVMALERVPADIRAQGGVARMSDPQLIKEIKQAVTIPVMAKARIGHFVEAQILEAIGVDYVDESEVLTLADEDNHINKHNFQIPFVCGCRNLGEALRRIREGAAMIRTKGEAGTGNVIEAVRHVRSVMGDIRVLRNMDDDEVFTFAKKIAAPYDLVMQTKQLGRLPVVHFAAGGVATPADAALMMQLGMDGVFVGSGVFKSGDPVKRGRAIVQAVTHYNDPNILADVSCGLGEAMVGLNLNDPKVERYANRSE